The Neodiprion fabricii isolate iyNeoFabr1 chromosome 4, iyNeoFabr1.1, whole genome shotgun sequence genome window below encodes:
- the LOC124180318 gene encoding mediator of RNA polymerase II transcription subunit 24, translating to MRNPLSTRTMETKVTSKTSSLKALLLKAWRERWNDLQWGINIKTILPRGVSGDVYNLADCILQQALVGPGPNQLVLSYLKHSLSSQLVSYAAVLQRISKYGAFHKPHCIISLLEFLETIQVGITCRGKPEEDLLAASVLSIVHWLLLCYLHVLKMPQNNPSVTYPTDLIDKPASILKQMINSDFLCAMMCLAKHDDKELYIEVVKKCQDIESLQKNSTVKSAVPIESSLKQLCNLDIETLASHSKNNKKEPITYCLQPLFAVQVLLNPSTETTVLVNQLLMIQRIKGYSNAKLYSEIIRACFMCLHDVTGTSKESLWGAFTFLKVPHILKELNVTTFSGEEKLEYSQDILDAFELLLQFTPLLDIMDTACSCNCIECLLNELQKVNLVTEKQAKQLSSQREGVTAALQKLEPSETPKPSIPKVIIRAEPTLAGILKTLNTDYTKIQEALLSMLCQVLTGKSFELILAVATVEGKLKTFVSKLIKFNECSKQINDAVTGKMAATRAMLFDVSFLMLCSIVQTYGSEVVLEEDGDSFFEQWVRECMAERNKPKCPRRMLQNVDAARVDTLLAQINSPDPDFKSSNMKWHIACRSAMGAVKELLCAWESGALGAGDVKRALDGLRAAACCLPVCAAAWLCAHVSITHQDALLKPMNMVQQFLTPISSDEMQDNFKERSSLMCQIIRKMQYDVHPPTQSKTKVLSMSHSIISRQPISEQLETVWHGIQQRGWINIEATQSLESLLNTGGSLWFVSNLVKEVMKYRYQEELDQAVDLTFAVFHLDIENCTLDLLNHVIPQYLYNRSQREELVEPQSSVLAKLCVSCIYSTLEYNNSNPPRGNSRKRARCELDSEELDAIGVPANKILRLNETGDSSSIFDTSSPQAQGQPNGQKSIRLREPLLTALNMLFKTFTLLAGKDGEVSQQTHFILQFLRFIVQCGKDRTKIVLQGMPQTLVPCLLKALPELFTTDLLLKLYDIQTTAGRKATARDLCMLRNINLKPVK from the exons ATGCGCAATCCTCTATCGACGAGAACAATGGAGACTAAGGTTACAAGCAAGACTAGCAGCCTCAAGGCTCTGCTATTAAAGGCTTGGCGTGAACGTTGGAACGACTTACAATGGGGAATCAATATAAAAACT ATTTTACCAAGAGGCGTAAGCGGAGATGTCTACAATTTGGCAGATTGCATTCTGCAGCAGGCTTTAGTGGGCCCCGGACCAAATCAACTGGTGTTATCGTACTTAAAACATTCGCTGAGCTCGCAG TTAGTGTCTTACGCAGCTGTTCTACAAAGGATAAGCAAATACGGTGCATTTCACAAGCCGCATTGTATCATAAGCCTGTTAGAGTTTCTTGAAACAATTCAAGTCGGTATAACCTGTCGAGGAAAGCCGGAGGAAGATTTATTAGCTGCCTCTGTACTTTCAATAGTGCATTGGTTACTGCTGTGTTATCTTCACGTGCTCAAAATGCCCCAAAATAATCCATCAGTCACCTATCCCACGGATTTGATCGATAAACCGGCGAGCATTCTGAAACAGATGATTAACTCCGACTTCCTCTGTGCCATGATGTGCCTAGCTAAGCACGACGATAAAG AACTTTATATCGAGGTGGTGAAAAAGTGCCAGGACATAGAATCTCTTCAGAAGAATAGTACAGTAAAGTCTGCAGTACCAATTGAGAGCTCGTTGAAACAGCTTTGCAACCTTGATATAGAAACATTGGCTTCGCATTCCAAGAACAACAAAAAGGAGCCGATCACTTATTGCTTGCAACCATTATTCGCTGTTCAAGTCTTGCTTAATCCAAGCACCGAAACCACAGTTCTGGTCAATCAGCTCCTGATGATACAGAGAATCAAGGGATACTCCAACGCCAAGTTGTATTCGGAAATTATTCGCGCCTGCTTCATGTGTCTGCACGACGTAACTGGAACTTCCAAAGAGTCGCTATGGGGTGCTTTTACGTTTTTGAAAGTACCACAcattttgaaagaattaaaCGTAACGACTTTCAGCG GTGAAGAGAAGTTGGAGTACTCCCAAGACATCTTGGACGCCTTTGAATTGCTGCTCCAATTTACTCCTCTGCTTGATATCATGGACACGGCTTGTTCCTGTAATTGCATCGAGTGCCTGCTGAACGAATTACAAAAAGTCAATTTGGTTACTGAGAAACAGGCGAAGCAGCTTAGCAGCCAAcg AGAAGGTGTAACTGCAGCATTACAGAAATTAGAACCATCAGAAACTCCCAAGCCATCAATTCCGAAAGTAATAATTCGCGCGGAACCAACTCTGGCTGGAATTCTGAAGACTCTCAATACAGATTATACGAAAATTCAGGAAGCACTGCTGAGCATGCTGTGCCAGGTACTGACTGGAAAGAGTTTCGAATTAATCCTGGCCGTTGCAACTGTCGAGGGAAAACTGAAAACCTTCGTCTCTAAACTGATAAAGTTCAACGAATGTagtaaacaaataaacgaTGCTGTGACAGGGAAAATGGCTGCGACAAGAGCAATGCTTTTTGATGTTTCGTTTCTAATGCTCTGCTCTATCGTTCAAACATACGGATCTGAA GTGGTTCTTGAAGAAGACGGTGATTCGTTCTTTGAACAATGGGTCCGAGAGTGTATGGCAGAACGAAACAAGCCCAAATGCCCGCGTCGGATGCTCCAAAACGTTGACGCAGCTCGAGTGGACACGTTACTTGCCCAAATCAATTCCCCGGATCCAGACTTTAAGTCTAGTAACATGAAATGGCACATCGCTTGTCGCTCGGCCATGGGCGCTGTCAAAGAGCTTCTCTGCGCCTGGGAAAGTGGAGCACTCGGAGCTGGCGATGTGAAACGTGCCTTGGATGGCCTGAGAGCAGCAGCCTGCTGCTTGCCGGTATGTGCAGCAGCCTGGCTCTGCGCTCACGTCAGCATAACGCATCAAGATGCGCTCTTGAAGCCCATGAATATGGTTCAACAATTCCTGACTCCTATTTCCAGTGACGAGATGCAGGATAATTTCAAAGAAAG ATCAAGCCTAATGTGCCAAATAATACGTAAAATGCAGTACGACGTTCATCCTCCGACGCAATCCAAGACAAAGGTGCTTTCAATGTCGCACAg tataatATCGCGGCAGCCGATATCTGAGCAGTTGGAAACTGTGTGGCATGGAATACAGCAAAGGGGTTGGATCAACATCGAAGCTACTCAATCGCTAGAATCTTTGTTGAACACTGGCGGTTCGCTGTGGTTCGTTTCGAATTTGGTCAAAGAAGTAATGAAGTACAGATATCAAGAGGAACTGGATCAGGCAGTGGATTTGACGTTTGCAGTATTTCACTTGGACATTGAAAACTGCACCTTGGACCTGCTGAATCACGTCATTCCTCAGTACCTCTACAATAGATCGCA GAGAGAGGAGCTAGTCGAACCTCAGTCTTCTGTACTGGCGAAGCTGTGCGTTTCGTGTATCTATTCAACCTTGGAGTACAACAACTCGAACCCACCCAGAGGAAACAGTCGTAAGCGTGCAAGGTGTGAATTAGACAGCGAAGAATTGGATGCGATCGGTGTCCCGGCCAACAAAATATTGAGACTGAACGAAACGGGGGACTCGAGTTCGATATTTGACACGAGCTCTCCTCAGGCTCAGGGACAACCTAACGGGCAGAAGTCTATTCGCTTAAGAGAGCCATTGCTTACTGCGCTGAATATGTTGTTCAAAACTTTCACACTACTCGCTGGGAAGGATGGTGAAGTATCACAGCAGACGCATTTCATCCTACAATTTCTACGGTTCATCGTTCAGTGCGGCAAGGACAGGACAAAAATCGTTCTACAAGGAATGCCGCAAACTTTG GTTCCATGTTTGCTCAAAGCGCTGCCCGAGTTATTTACGACTGATTTATTACTCAAGTTGTACGATATTCAAACAACAGCAGGACGAAAAGCCACTGCGAGAGATTTATGCATGCTGCGGAACATAAATCTGAAGCCTGTAAAGTAG
- the LOC124180326 gene encoding vacuolar protein sorting-associated protein 41 homolog isoform X1 has product MNNSVNNDQEHNQDDSDSDVEEVEPRLKYVRMRNDLDSILQNDAASCIAVHPKFLCLGSHWGMIHILDHQGNRIRSKTLQAHTVAVNQISIDQNGDFIGSCSDDGKVVIYGLYSKENNHNMSMERLVKSIALDPYYYKNGSGRRFLTGDSKLILYEKTFLSRIKPTVLCEAEGGVRSISWAGQFVAWASDTGVRIYDLYAKCSLGVIQWTRSIDASPEHYRCNLRWSDNRTLLIGWVDTVRICQIRKRSAQEMANRDLSEYAVDPVSAFQVDFYISGIAPLENQLVILGCLKELDETGNSQRPMLHVVEPKYLEYTAICATSLTLRGYKEYSCNDYHLDCLMDENRYFIVSPKDVVVASLYDADDRIEWLLTHGKFELALETVTANGGRDCKKHSLIYVGRVYLDHLLAHRKYDEAGKLCLKVLGRDKNLWEEEVYKFARVHQLRSISSYLPRGDVTLRPEIYEMVLYEYLKTDPDGFLQLVKEWSPKLYNVVAVINGIREHLSTQENGQNVLLEALAILYTHQNRYDESLAIYLKLRHKDVFQLIQKHKLYNSVHDMIEGLMDLDAERAIAFFLEKNRVPSEIVVAKLQKNHRYLHMYLDALDKKDTKDSKGKYHGLLVRLYADFSRDKLLPLLRRSDNYPIEQALEICRQKQFYPEMVYLLGRIGNTSEALALMTQELNDIEGAIEFCQVHDDDELWNNLVNYSLDKPAAITFLLQRIGTYMDPRLILQKIEPRLEIPGLKNALVKMMCDYNLQISVQEGCNKILSNDHFNLHEKLVRSHQKGICTDDDHMCRACHQKIIIREPRNLVMFYCRHSFHEDCLRNINSLENCVICNPQKPVF; this is encoded by the exons ATGAATAATAgtgtaaataat GATCAAGAACATAATCAAGATGATTCAGATTCTGATGTGGAAGAGGTTGAACCACGATTGAAATACGTCCGAATGAGAAATGATCTTGATAGTATCCTCCAAAATGATGCCGCGAGCTGCATCGCTGTTCACCCAAAG TTTCTCTGCCTGGGCTCGCATTGGGGAATGATCCATATATTGGATCACCAAGGAAACAGAATACGATCCAAAACTCTTCAGGCCCATACCGTTGCCGTCAATCAAATATCCATAGATCAGAATGGAGATTTCATTGGATCCTGCAGCGACGATGGAAAGGTTGTTATATATGGTCTTTATAGCAAGGAGAACAACCACAACATGAGCATGGAAAGATTGGTCAAAAGTATCGCGCTTGACCCTTATTACTACAAAAATGGAAGCGGTAGAAGATTCCTAACGG GTGACAGTAAACTAATTTTATATGAAAAGACATTTTTATCGCGGATCAAACCTACAGTTTTATGTGAAGCTGAAGGTGGTGTACGATCCATATCCTGGGCTGGTCAATTTGTAGCTTGGGCTTCAGATACTGGGGTTAGAATATATGATTTATATGCTAAATGTTCCTTAGGAGTAATACAGTGGACTCGATCCATAGA TGCTTCACCCGAACATTACAGATGCAACTTAAGGTGGTCTGATAATAGAACGTTGCTAATAGGCTGGGTAGATACGGTTAGAATTTGTCAAATACGCAAACGATCAGCACAAGAGATGGCGAATCGAGATCTATCTGAATACGCTGTCGACCCTG tctCTGCATTCCAAGTCGATTTTTATATATCTGGTATCGCGCCATTGGAAAATCAGCTAGTAATACTTGGCTGCCTGAAAGAGCTAGATGAAACTGGTAACAGTCAGCGGCCAATGTTGCACGTAGTCGAACCGAAATATCTAGAATACACGGCTATTTGCGCTACTTCGTTAACGTTACGTGGCTACAAGGAGTACAGCTGCAACGATTATCACTTAGACTGTTTAATGGATGAAAATAGGTATTTTATTGTCAGTCCGAAAGACGTCGTAGTCGCCAGTCTGTATGACGCTGATGACAGAATTGAGTGGCTCTTGACGCACGGGAAATTTGAGCTAGCCTTGGAGACCGTGACAGCCAATGGAGGCAGGGACTGTAAGAAACACTCACTGATATATGTGGGCCGTGTATATCTGGATCATTTATTAGCACACAGAAAGTATGACGAAGCTGGAAAATTGTGTTTGAAAGTTTTAGGACGAGACAAAAATCTCTGGGAGGAAGAA GTCTACAAATTTGCTAGAGTGCATCAGCTGCGTTCTATATCGTCATATCTTCCAAGAGGCGACGTAACGCTGAGACCGGAAATTTATGAAATGgttttatacgaatatttaaaaacgGATCCGGACGGTTTTCTGCAGCTAGTCAAGGAGTGGTCGCCAAAGTTGTACAACGTAGTCGCTGTGATAAATGGCATCCGCGAGCATCTTTCCACCCAAGAGAATGGCCAGAATGTCTTACTTGAAGCTCTCGCTATTTTGTACACCCATCAAAACAGGTACGACGAATCCTTGGCGATATATCTCAAGTTGAGGCATAAAGACGTTTTTCAACTTATACAAAAGCACAAGTTGTACAACTCGGTCCATGACATGATCGAAGGTTTGATGGATTTAGACGCAGAAAGGGCGATAgcattttttcttgaaaaaaacaGAGTCCCGTCCGAAATTGTCGTTGCAAAACTGCAAAAGAATCATCGATATTTGCACATG TATTTAGATGCCTTGGACAAAAAAGACACGAAAGATTCTAAGGGGAAATATCATGGATTGTTAGTCCGTCTGTATGCAGATTTTTCCAGAGATAAACTTCTACCGCTTCTGAGGAGATCAGACAATTATCCTATTGAACAAGCCCTTGAAATTTGTCGTCAGAAACAATTTTACCCAGAGATGGTTTACTTACTCGGTAGAATTGGCAATACTTCAGAAGCTCTTGCCCTAATGACCCAAGAATTAAACGACATAGAAGGTGCAATTGAATTCTGTCAGGTGCACGACGATGACGAGCTGTGGAATAACTTGGTCAATTATTCATTGGACAAGCCAG CGGCGATAACATTTTTGTTGCAAAGAATCGGCACCTACATGGATCCCCGACTAATccttcaaaaaattgaaccaaGACTTGAGATTCCTGGATTGAAAAATGCACTGGTCAAAATGATGTGCGattacaatttacaaatatcTGTACAAGAAGGATGCAATAAGATACTGTCAAACGATCATTTCAATCTTCACGAAAAACTTGTTAGGTCGCATCAAAAAGGAATATGTACAGATG atgATCACATGTGTCGAGCCTGTcatcagaaaataattataaggG AACCGAGAAATCTAGTCATGTTCTATTGCAGACATTCGTTTCATGAAGATTGTTTGCGAAACATAAATTCATTG gAGAATTGTGTAATATGCAATCCTCAGAAGCCAGTTTTCTAA
- the LOC124180326 gene encoding vacuolar protein sorting-associated protein 41 homolog isoform X2 — MNNSVNNDQEHNQDDSDSDVEEVEPRLKYVRMRNDLDSILQNDAASCIAVHPKFLCLGSHWGMIHILDHQGNRIRSKTLQAHTVAVNQISIDQNGDFIGSCSDDGKVVIYGLYSKENNHNMSMERLVKSIALDPYYYKNGSGRRFLTGDSKLILYEKTFLSRIKPTVLCEAEGGVRSISWAGQFVAWASDTGVRIYDLYAKCSLGVIQWTRSIDASPEHYRCNLRWSDNRTLLIGWVDTVRICQIRKRSAQEMANRDLSEYAVDPVSAFQVDFYISGIAPLENQLVILGCLKELDETGNSQRPMLHVVEPKYLEYTAICATSLTLRGYKEYSCNDYHLDCLMDENRYFIVSPKDVVVASLYDADDRIEWLLTHGKFELALETVTANGGRDCKKHSLIYVGRVYLDHLLAHRKYDEAGKLCLKVLGRDKNLWEEEVYKFARVHQLRSISSYLPRGDVTLRPEIYEMVLYEYLKTDPDGFLQLVKEWSPKLYNVVAVINGIREHLSTQENGQNVLLEALAILYTHQNRYDESLAIYLKLRHKDVFQLIQKHKLYNSVHDMIEGLMDLDAERAIAFFLEKNRVPSEIVVAKLQKNHRYLHMYLDALDKKDTKDSKGKYHGLLVRLYADFSRDKLLPLLRRSDNYPIEQALEICRQKQFYPEMVYLLGRIGNTSEALALMTQELNDIEGAIEFCQVHDDDELWNNLVNYSLDKPAAITFLLQRIGTYMDPRLILQKIEPRLEIPGLKNALVKMMCDYNLQISVQEGCNKILSNDHFNLHEKLVRSHQKGICTDDDHMCRACHQKIIIREPRNLVMFYCRHSFHEDCLRNINSLYWQCFSFFRRIV; from the exons ATGAATAATAgtgtaaataat GATCAAGAACATAATCAAGATGATTCAGATTCTGATGTGGAAGAGGTTGAACCACGATTGAAATACGTCCGAATGAGAAATGATCTTGATAGTATCCTCCAAAATGATGCCGCGAGCTGCATCGCTGTTCACCCAAAG TTTCTCTGCCTGGGCTCGCATTGGGGAATGATCCATATATTGGATCACCAAGGAAACAGAATACGATCCAAAACTCTTCAGGCCCATACCGTTGCCGTCAATCAAATATCCATAGATCAGAATGGAGATTTCATTGGATCCTGCAGCGACGATGGAAAGGTTGTTATATATGGTCTTTATAGCAAGGAGAACAACCACAACATGAGCATGGAAAGATTGGTCAAAAGTATCGCGCTTGACCCTTATTACTACAAAAATGGAAGCGGTAGAAGATTCCTAACGG GTGACAGTAAACTAATTTTATATGAAAAGACATTTTTATCGCGGATCAAACCTACAGTTTTATGTGAAGCTGAAGGTGGTGTACGATCCATATCCTGGGCTGGTCAATTTGTAGCTTGGGCTTCAGATACTGGGGTTAGAATATATGATTTATATGCTAAATGTTCCTTAGGAGTAATACAGTGGACTCGATCCATAGA TGCTTCACCCGAACATTACAGATGCAACTTAAGGTGGTCTGATAATAGAACGTTGCTAATAGGCTGGGTAGATACGGTTAGAATTTGTCAAATACGCAAACGATCAGCACAAGAGATGGCGAATCGAGATCTATCTGAATACGCTGTCGACCCTG tctCTGCATTCCAAGTCGATTTTTATATATCTGGTATCGCGCCATTGGAAAATCAGCTAGTAATACTTGGCTGCCTGAAAGAGCTAGATGAAACTGGTAACAGTCAGCGGCCAATGTTGCACGTAGTCGAACCGAAATATCTAGAATACACGGCTATTTGCGCTACTTCGTTAACGTTACGTGGCTACAAGGAGTACAGCTGCAACGATTATCACTTAGACTGTTTAATGGATGAAAATAGGTATTTTATTGTCAGTCCGAAAGACGTCGTAGTCGCCAGTCTGTATGACGCTGATGACAGAATTGAGTGGCTCTTGACGCACGGGAAATTTGAGCTAGCCTTGGAGACCGTGACAGCCAATGGAGGCAGGGACTGTAAGAAACACTCACTGATATATGTGGGCCGTGTATATCTGGATCATTTATTAGCACACAGAAAGTATGACGAAGCTGGAAAATTGTGTTTGAAAGTTTTAGGACGAGACAAAAATCTCTGGGAGGAAGAA GTCTACAAATTTGCTAGAGTGCATCAGCTGCGTTCTATATCGTCATATCTTCCAAGAGGCGACGTAACGCTGAGACCGGAAATTTATGAAATGgttttatacgaatatttaaaaacgGATCCGGACGGTTTTCTGCAGCTAGTCAAGGAGTGGTCGCCAAAGTTGTACAACGTAGTCGCTGTGATAAATGGCATCCGCGAGCATCTTTCCACCCAAGAGAATGGCCAGAATGTCTTACTTGAAGCTCTCGCTATTTTGTACACCCATCAAAACAGGTACGACGAATCCTTGGCGATATATCTCAAGTTGAGGCATAAAGACGTTTTTCAACTTATACAAAAGCACAAGTTGTACAACTCGGTCCATGACATGATCGAAGGTTTGATGGATTTAGACGCAGAAAGGGCGATAgcattttttcttgaaaaaaacaGAGTCCCGTCCGAAATTGTCGTTGCAAAACTGCAAAAGAATCATCGATATTTGCACATG TATTTAGATGCCTTGGACAAAAAAGACACGAAAGATTCTAAGGGGAAATATCATGGATTGTTAGTCCGTCTGTATGCAGATTTTTCCAGAGATAAACTTCTACCGCTTCTGAGGAGATCAGACAATTATCCTATTGAACAAGCCCTTGAAATTTGTCGTCAGAAACAATTTTACCCAGAGATGGTTTACTTACTCGGTAGAATTGGCAATACTTCAGAAGCTCTTGCCCTAATGACCCAAGAATTAAACGACATAGAAGGTGCAATTGAATTCTGTCAGGTGCACGACGATGACGAGCTGTGGAATAACTTGGTCAATTATTCATTGGACAAGCCAG CGGCGATAACATTTTTGTTGCAAAGAATCGGCACCTACATGGATCCCCGACTAATccttcaaaaaattgaaccaaGACTTGAGATTCCTGGATTGAAAAATGCACTGGTCAAAATGATGTGCGattacaatttacaaatatcTGTACAAGAAGGATGCAATAAGATACTGTCAAACGATCATTTCAATCTTCACGAAAAACTTGTTAGGTCGCATCAAAAAGGAATATGTACAGATG atgATCACATGTGTCGAGCCTGTcatcagaaaataattataaggG AACCGAGAAATCTAGTCATGTTCTATTGCAGACATTCGTTTCATGAAGATTGTTTGCGAAACATAAATTCATTG TATTGGCaatgtttctcttttttcaggAGAATTGTGTAA
- the LOC124180326 gene encoding vacuolar protein sorting-associated protein 41 homolog isoform X3 — MNNSVNNDQEHNQDDSDSDVEEVEPRLKYVRMRNDLDSILQNDAASCIAVHPKFLCLGSHWGMIHILDHQGNRIRSKTLQAHTVAVNQISIDQNGDFIGSCSDDGKVVIYGLYSKENNHNMSMERLVKSIALDPYYYKNGSGRRFLTVSAFQVDFYISGIAPLENQLVILGCLKELDETGNSQRPMLHVVEPKYLEYTAICATSLTLRGYKEYSCNDYHLDCLMDENRYFIVSPKDVVVASLYDADDRIEWLLTHGKFELALETVTANGGRDCKKHSLIYVGRVYLDHLLAHRKYDEAGKLCLKVLGRDKNLWEEEVYKFARVHQLRSISSYLPRGDVTLRPEIYEMVLYEYLKTDPDGFLQLVKEWSPKLYNVVAVINGIREHLSTQENGQNVLLEALAILYTHQNRYDESLAIYLKLRHKDVFQLIQKHKLYNSVHDMIEGLMDLDAERAIAFFLEKNRVPSEIVVAKLQKNHRYLHMYLDALDKKDTKDSKGKYHGLLVRLYADFSRDKLLPLLRRSDNYPIEQALEICRQKQFYPEMVYLLGRIGNTSEALALMTQELNDIEGAIEFCQVHDDDELWNNLVNYSLDKPAAITFLLQRIGTYMDPRLILQKIEPRLEIPGLKNALVKMMCDYNLQISVQEGCNKILSNDHFNLHEKLVRSHQKGICTDDDHMCRACHQKIIIREPRNLVMFYCRHSFHEDCLRNINSLENCVICNPQKPVF, encoded by the exons ATGAATAATAgtgtaaataat GATCAAGAACATAATCAAGATGATTCAGATTCTGATGTGGAAGAGGTTGAACCACGATTGAAATACGTCCGAATGAGAAATGATCTTGATAGTATCCTCCAAAATGATGCCGCGAGCTGCATCGCTGTTCACCCAAAG TTTCTCTGCCTGGGCTCGCATTGGGGAATGATCCATATATTGGATCACCAAGGAAACAGAATACGATCCAAAACTCTTCAGGCCCATACCGTTGCCGTCAATCAAATATCCATAGATCAGAATGGAGATTTCATTGGATCCTGCAGCGACGATGGAAAGGTTGTTATATATGGTCTTTATAGCAAGGAGAACAACCACAACATGAGCATGGAAAGATTGGTCAAAAGTATCGCGCTTGACCCTTATTACTACAAAAATGGAAGCGGTAGAAGATTCCTAACGG tctCTGCATTCCAAGTCGATTTTTATATATCTGGTATCGCGCCATTGGAAAATCAGCTAGTAATACTTGGCTGCCTGAAAGAGCTAGATGAAACTGGTAACAGTCAGCGGCCAATGTTGCACGTAGTCGAACCGAAATATCTAGAATACACGGCTATTTGCGCTACTTCGTTAACGTTACGTGGCTACAAGGAGTACAGCTGCAACGATTATCACTTAGACTGTTTAATGGATGAAAATAGGTATTTTATTGTCAGTCCGAAAGACGTCGTAGTCGCCAGTCTGTATGACGCTGATGACAGAATTGAGTGGCTCTTGACGCACGGGAAATTTGAGCTAGCCTTGGAGACCGTGACAGCCAATGGAGGCAGGGACTGTAAGAAACACTCACTGATATATGTGGGCCGTGTATATCTGGATCATTTATTAGCACACAGAAAGTATGACGAAGCTGGAAAATTGTGTTTGAAAGTTTTAGGACGAGACAAAAATCTCTGGGAGGAAGAA GTCTACAAATTTGCTAGAGTGCATCAGCTGCGTTCTATATCGTCATATCTTCCAAGAGGCGACGTAACGCTGAGACCGGAAATTTATGAAATGgttttatacgaatatttaaaaacgGATCCGGACGGTTTTCTGCAGCTAGTCAAGGAGTGGTCGCCAAAGTTGTACAACGTAGTCGCTGTGATAAATGGCATCCGCGAGCATCTTTCCACCCAAGAGAATGGCCAGAATGTCTTACTTGAAGCTCTCGCTATTTTGTACACCCATCAAAACAGGTACGACGAATCCTTGGCGATATATCTCAAGTTGAGGCATAAAGACGTTTTTCAACTTATACAAAAGCACAAGTTGTACAACTCGGTCCATGACATGATCGAAGGTTTGATGGATTTAGACGCAGAAAGGGCGATAgcattttttcttgaaaaaaacaGAGTCCCGTCCGAAATTGTCGTTGCAAAACTGCAAAAGAATCATCGATATTTGCACATG TATTTAGATGCCTTGGACAAAAAAGACACGAAAGATTCTAAGGGGAAATATCATGGATTGTTAGTCCGTCTGTATGCAGATTTTTCCAGAGATAAACTTCTACCGCTTCTGAGGAGATCAGACAATTATCCTATTGAACAAGCCCTTGAAATTTGTCGTCAGAAACAATTTTACCCAGAGATGGTTTACTTACTCGGTAGAATTGGCAATACTTCAGAAGCTCTTGCCCTAATGACCCAAGAATTAAACGACATAGAAGGTGCAATTGAATTCTGTCAGGTGCACGACGATGACGAGCTGTGGAATAACTTGGTCAATTATTCATTGGACAAGCCAG CGGCGATAACATTTTTGTTGCAAAGAATCGGCACCTACATGGATCCCCGACTAATccttcaaaaaattgaaccaaGACTTGAGATTCCTGGATTGAAAAATGCACTGGTCAAAATGATGTGCGattacaatttacaaatatcTGTACAAGAAGGATGCAATAAGATACTGTCAAACGATCATTTCAATCTTCACGAAAAACTTGTTAGGTCGCATCAAAAAGGAATATGTACAGATG atgATCACATGTGTCGAGCCTGTcatcagaaaataattataaggG AACCGAGAAATCTAGTCATGTTCTATTGCAGACATTCGTTTCATGAAGATTGTTTGCGAAACATAAATTCATTG gAGAATTGTGTAATATGCAATCCTCAGAAGCCAGTTTTCTAA